The following proteins are encoded in a genomic region of Primulina huaijiensis isolate GDHJ02 unplaced genomic scaffold, ASM1229523v2 scaffold25037, whole genome shotgun sequence:
- the LOC140967358 gene encoding uncharacterized protein has translation MSPSPTTPSPPYSATASPISDDDKHLRSSPPSPTKPELPPPAIRTPGFPTREDCWSEDATQTLIDAWGARYVELNRKNLHRKDWQEVADAVNAIHATSLKILRTDVQCKNRIDTVKKKYKIEKSKVVQSNGRYCSTWPHFRSVDALIGDTFYKANNCNSNGHSRSLRRRASLSPEESSSPPPPPKALNHYRMNPPAMIHHQEKDQAFSHLLRLPWSVPVGPRSKRSMTNFSVMAASATVTKAKEEEEEDSGAWGRGLSAVGMKRKGPMGEKGTVVVEGYRRLAEAIASLGKIYQKVEVAKQRQMVELEKERMQFAKDLEIQRMKVFVESQVQFERLNRVKHNSQSNGYS, from the exons ATGTCGCCTTCACCCACCACTCCTTCACCTCCTTACTCCGCGACAGCCTCCCCCATCTCCGACGACGATAAACATCTCCGTTCTTCCCCTCCCTCACCAACGAAACCCGAACTTCCACCTCCGGCGATACGAACCCCGGGATTTCCGACCCGTGAGGACTGTTGGTCAGAGGATGCAACTCAGACGCTCATTGATGCCTGGGGAGCACGCTACGTGGAGCTTAACCGCAAAAACCTCCACCGTAAGGACTGGCAGGAGGTTGCCGATGCCGTCAATGCCATCCACGCCACTTCCCTTAAGATTCTCCGCACCGACGTTCAGTGTAAGAACCGCATCGACACCGTCAAAAAGAAGTATAAGATCGAGAAGTCTAAGGTCGTTCAATCAAACGGCCGCTACTGTTCCACGTGGCCGCACTTCCGCAGCGTTGACGCCCTCATTGGTGACACTTTCTACAAGGCTAACAACTGTAACTCCAATGGTCACAGCAGAAGCCTTCGCCGAAGAGCTTCTCTTTCGCCGGAGGAGTCTTCATCTCCCCCGCCTCCACCTAAGGCACTCAACCATTACCGGATGAATCCACCGGCCATGATTCACCACCAGGAAAAAGATCAAGCTTTCAGTCATCTACTGAGACTACCATGGTCTGTACCTGTTGGGCCCAGGTCTAAGCGGAGCATGACGAATTTTTCTGTCATGGCAGCGTCGGCGACGGTGACGAAGGCTAAggaggaagaagaagaggatTCTGGAGCTTGGGGTCGGGGGCTATCGGCAGTGGGAATGAAAAGGAAAGGGCCAATGGGAGAGAAAGGGACAGTGGTGGTGGAGGGGTATAGGAGGTTAGCAGAGGCCATAGCAAGTTTAGGGAAGATATACCAGAAAGTGGAGGTGGCGAAACAGAGGCAGATGGTGGAGTTGGAGAAAGAAAGGATGCAGTTTGCGAAGGATTTGGAGATCCAGAGAATGAAGGTATTCGTGGAATCACAGGTCCAGTTCGAGAGGCTTAATCGAGTAAAACACAATTCGCAAAGCA ATGGTTACTCATAG